In Aliiroseovarius sp. M344, a genomic segment contains:
- a CDS encoding c-type cytochrome: protein MREVMTKTMARNVFYGGSLFFIVVFLILSAHSVRYVVTKSTANAELTESVVRGKHVWEKNACINCHTIMGEGAYFAPELQNVMSRWGVDDDPEAAFEVLKGWMEAQPTGIEGRRQMPQFNLSDEQIRELADFFLWVNTIDAQGWPPNEAG, encoded by the coding sequence ATGCGAGAAGTCATGACCAAGACCATGGCGCGTAACGTGTTCTATGGCGGCTCGTTGTTTTTCATTGTGGTCTTTTTGATCCTGTCGGCGCATTCGGTGCGATACGTGGTGACCAAATCGACTGCAAATGCAGAACTGACGGAAAGCGTAGTGCGCGGCAAACATGTGTGGGAAAAGAACGCCTGCATCAACTGCCATACGATTATGGGCGAGGGCGCTTACTTTGCTCCCGAGCTGCAAAACGTGATGTCCCGGTGGGGTGTTGACGATGACCCGGAAGCAGCATTCGAAGTGCTGAAGGGCTGGATGGAAGCACAACCCACCGGCATCGAGGGGCGGCGTCAAATGCCGCAATTCAACCTGAGCGACGAGCAGATTCGTGAACTTGCAGACTTCTTCCTGTGGGTGAACACCATCGACGCACAGGGCTGGCCCCCCAACGAGGCGGGCTAA
- a CDS encoding LysR substrate-binding domain-containing protein: MTPLPPLNGLRAFDVAGRRLSFRAAADEMGVTQGAVAQQIRQLEAHLGITLFDRLPKGLALTAAGRSYHERIARAFAELRSATIELKPEPGKVLISVTPTFASKWLIPNLPDFAEKHPDVDLRILATEKVSSFHSDGIDLAIRQGKPPFGSALNATLLFKQEVVAVAAPKLVEGSGRSVELELLSVLPKIHDTHDLWPSVLEELGVLDQSKRGLRLSQTALAVDAAVSGQGVTLVSRFLVSNDIAAGNLVEIGPSSTVGTQDFYLLSLRKSASNASIEAVVSWLASRADHAD; this comes from the coding sequence ATGACACCACTTCCCCCTCTAAATGGACTCCGAGCTTTTGATGTTGCCGGTCGTCGGCTGAGTTTCCGCGCTGCGGCCGATGAGATGGGCGTCACGCAAGGAGCCGTGGCGCAGCAGATACGTCAGCTGGAAGCGCATCTCGGCATCACACTATTTGACAGATTACCAAAAGGATTGGCACTGACAGCCGCAGGTCGCAGTTATCATGAAAGAATCGCGCGTGCGTTTGCAGAGCTGCGTTCAGCAACAATTGAATTGAAGCCGGAACCCGGTAAGGTCTTGATCAGCGTCACGCCAACCTTTGCGTCTAAATGGCTTATTCCAAACCTGCCCGACTTCGCTGAAAAGCATCCTGACGTTGATTTACGCATCCTCGCGACCGAAAAGGTGTCCAGCTTTCATAGCGATGGAATTGATCTTGCTATTCGGCAGGGAAAGCCACCGTTTGGTTCGGCGCTGAACGCCACCCTTTTGTTCAAACAAGAAGTGGTCGCGGTTGCTGCACCCAAGCTGGTTGAAGGCTCAGGGCGGTCCGTTGAACTGGAACTACTATCAGTTTTGCCAAAGATCCATGACACCCATGATCTATGGCCCAGCGTTTTGGAAGAACTGGGCGTGTTGGATCAAAGCAAGCGTGGACTTCGGCTGAGTCAAACAGCGCTAGCGGTGGATGCCGCCGTTTCTGGGCAGGGCGTCACTCTTGTAAGCCGATTTCTTGTCTCTAACGACATCGCAGCAGGCAACCTTGTAGAGATTGGACCATCGAGCACCGTCGGAACACAGGATTTCTATCTTCTGTCTTTGCGTAAATCGGCATCAAATGCGTCGATTGAAGCAGTTGTATCTTGGTTGGCTTCACGCGCCGACCATGCGGATTAA